The DNA segment TTTGTTTCATTGTGTCTATTTTTAAAATTTTAGAGACCTTTCCTGCAATAGTTAACAGGCAATCTTTTATATAAAATATACTAATTCAGAATTATTCCGCAAAAGTACAAAATAAAACTCATTTACGTGCGTAAACCAGACTGGTTTAACAACAAAAATGATAAACGTTAGGTTTTTTAACAAAAAAAGCACCCGTGTTACCCAAACACACCTTCACGACGCCTGTACTCATATCAAAATGGATATCCAATGGCAAAGTTAAAAGCCACATCACCCCACGTATAAGGTCTGGTTCCCACAAGCCACCGTTTACCAGCGGACTCCACAGGATCGCGTAACTTAATACCAGTATCCATTCTAAAGATAAAATACTTTAAGTCGAAGCGCATTCCTAATCCGGTTCCTACAGCCAGCTTATCACTAAAATTTTTCAGCTTAAACAATCCACCTTCCGGACTAATATCTTTTCGAATGGTATAGATATTACCTGCATCCAAAAAGAAAGCACCTTCCAGCATCCAAAATAATTTAAAGCGATATTCGGCATTCATTTCAAGCTTTATATCACCCGTTTGGTTGTAATAGTTGGCATCATCAGAATCATACGAACCAGGCCCCACACCACGTACAGGCCAGGCTCGAATACTATTAGCTCCACCAGAGAAATATCTTTTTTCAAAGGGCAACACATTCAAATTTCCGTAGGGATACCCCACACCCAGATAAAAACGATATGCCATACTATTAATCCGGTTCATGTAATGGTGATACCGAATATCGATATCACTCTGAACATACTGCGCATACCTTACTCCCAGCACTTCATAATAATCGCCATCCTCCGCATCCTGCACCTTCTCGCCTAAGGTATTTGAAAAAACGTTCAACACATTTCCCGCTTCTTCAACATTCCAATTGACATACCAAAAATCCTTACGTTTATTGACCTCTTGTTGATTATATACAATTGAATAGGAGGTACTGGAGATCAAGTGATCCTCATAAGAATACTTTAAATAGGTATCGCTAATAATAGAATCAAAGGCTGCATCAACCGTTGGTATACCCACATAATTCATACTCAATGGAGTTAATATATGAGAAGTATTTCTATTGGATTTCCACAGATAACTTATTTTTCCGGTGGCAATCGTTCTGGTGTAATCAGGTCGACGCTGATGATTATAAGCAAGCGACAAGGATGTTTTAGGATTATACCTTTGGCGAAATCGTTCAATTTTAAAAGGCATCCAAAATTTTGGAAATATAATTTCAGACTCTCCACCTATCTCTAAGGTACTAAATGGATCTTCCTGTCTGTCGAATTGATTTTGCATAGAAGCTCCAAAGTTAAAGCTAAATTCTTCTGCTCCCTTCAGTAAATTTTTATGTTGATACTTAAAATTACCTCCTGCACCCAGGTTTCCAGAAGAATTAATACCCTCTATATCTATGGAATACGACTGATATTTAGCAGGCACCAACTGAATATGGCAGTCAAGCCATTTATCATCAGTACTTGCGGTATCCGGAGCACTTACTTCATCAAAACGAATATTGACGAAGCGATATATTTTTAAGTTGGATAACAAAGTCTGTGTACGATCCACCAGGTCGACTCTGTATAACTGCCCCGGCTGTATATAACTAGAATTATACAGTACATCTGGGTCAACCCGCACCTTATCAATGTACAGAAAATAACAATCATGAATCATGAGAGTATCGAACTCCGAGAAATAAGTTTCTTTCTCAGCCAATGCCTTATGCGTATTATAGCCCATTCTATAATACACATTTTTGATACGAAAGGTAGGATGTACAAAAGTGGTATCTTTATCTCTCCCCAACTCCTTACGGGCATTTTTTACAATTACAGAATCATTGACCATAAATCCGCCCACAGAACTATCAGCCTTAAAATAGATAAACTCTTTAGAAAAATTGTAATAACCTTTATTTCTCAGACTACGCGTGATCCGTTCTCTTTCAGCATCATGCAATGACACATCAAAGGCTTTGCCTTTTTTGAGCAAGCTACGATGACTATCTTCCAGAACCAATTTACCAATGGTTGAATCTACGGCACCATAGGTAATGTCTCCTAACTTAAATTGCCTGCCTTGGTCAATGACATATCTAACCTTTACTTTTTTTTTAGAGACCACCACCAAACTGTCATGAACACTGGCATGAAAATAGCCCTTATTTTTCAAGAACACTTCCAGCTGATCAGCTGATTGGTGAGCCAATAACTCATCATACAAAACAGGAGCCTCCCCCACCCGACGCAACCATTTATTGATCTTTTTAGTCGTATCTTTTCCCGCAAAATTGTATAAGCCCAAATGAAATTTTAGAACTCCAAAAATCCTTAAGTTTTCACGCTGTTTCACATAAGGCATGAACCTTTCCTTGGAAATATCCCGTGGATTATTTTTGATAAGTACTTTTTGGAGAAGATACTCATTTTCAGGCACGTTTTTAACCGAACTACATGAACTTACCAGCAGAGCCAAAGAGAGTGCTATATAATATAAAATATATTTCAATGTTATCTAAACTTTATCGTACAAAAGTATTTTAACTTAAAACTTTACCCAGCAATTTTTGATCCGATTAGGTAAATTTTACGCAAAAGTATCTAATTACATTGTAATAAAGTAAATTTGTGACGAACTATATTATAAAAATGATCAGTCAAAGCAAAATTAAACTCATTAACTCCCTAACTAAAAAGAAATTTAGGGAGCAACATCAACTTTTTTTAGCCGAAGGTGAAAAACTAGTTCTTGATCTCATACAAGGAAACACAGGTATCTCCGAATTATTTATAAGGGAAGGATGGTCGGAAATTCATCATTTGCCGGCTTCTATTCCTTATACGGTGACAACTGAGCAATATTTAAAAAAAATCACACAACTAAAAACCCCTCCACCGGTAATAGCGATATGCAAGATACCCGAGAATGAAATAGCGCAATATTCGTGGCATGACAAACTAATCCTAGCTCTTGATGACATTCAGGACCCCGGAAATCTGGGAACCATCATACGCTTAGCTGATTGGTTCGGGATAGAACATATTGTTTGTTCTCAAAACACAGTAGACACATACAACCCCAAAGTTATACAAGCCACAATGGGAGCTATTGCACGTGTAACTATTCACAGTACAGATTTGCATGCGTTTTTATCACAGCAAAAAAAGAACAAGACACCTATTTACGGAACCTTCTTAGATGGGGAGAACATTTACCGACAAGAATTATCAAAAGCCGGAATAATTGTAATGGGGAACGAAGGCAAAGGAATTTCGAGCCATATAGAGACTTGTGTGGATAAAAAACTATTAATTCCCTCTTTTTCTTCACATGAAGACAAGTCAGAGTCGCTCAATGTATCAACAGCCACAGCCATCATCATGTCTGAATTTAAGAGAAGATAAAAAAGGTATTACAAAAGGAGGCATCGCATCGACAAGTTGCTTCCAAAATATTAAACATCGTAAATTATCATTTTCGATGTTTAATTTACACAAGTCATTAAGATTGAGCCTTACTGAAATATTACTTTTCATTCGGACAAGTATACTTTCATCCCTCCATTTGACCAAGCTTTGCTTTATCGTCATGCCCCCCGAAGACCACCAAAAGATCGAGAACAGTACACTCGTAATCTTTCGGATACAACTACTCTCCCAACATCCGAGCAACTGCATCGGCACACTTCTCTCCATCAATGGCCGAAGAGGCAATTCCTCCAGCATAACCGGCACCTTCACCACAAGGGAACAGCCCTCCTATATGCACATGTTGCAAAGATAAAGGATCTCTCGGAATACGAAGGGGTGATGAAGTTCGCGATTCGGTTCCCAAGATAATCGCTTCAGGATCAAGAAAACCATTGGCCCATTTACCAAATTGCTTAAACCCCTCCTGTAACCTATTGCTTATGCCATAGGGCAATACAAAATGAAGTGGAGAAGCGATGGTTCCGGGTACGTAGGATGTAGGTGGCAAATCAAAAGACAATCTAGAATCCACAAAATCAGTTAATCGTTGCGCAGGAGCAATCAGATTTTTACCTCCATTAATATAACAAAGTCTCTCTACTTCTTTTTGATACGCTAAGCCTGCCAGCACTCCCTGCTTCCTAAACTCATCTGGAATATCTTCGGGACGAACCTCCACTACCATACCCGAATTTGCATATGGTGAATTACGTTTAGATGGTGACATACCATTTACCACCATTTCATTTTCTCCAGTCATAGCAGGCACAATAAAACCACCAGGACACATACAAAACGAATACACACCTCGCTCCTGCACCTGACACGAGAAGTTATAAGATGCGGCGGGCAAATATTCGCCCCTCCCATCCGGCGAATGATATTGGATTTGATCAATCAGTTCTTGCGGGTGTTCAACCCGTACCCCCATGGCCCATGTCTTAGCTTCCAATTCAATAGCCCTATTATCTAACATGGTGTACACATCACGAGCAGAATGCCCTGTTGCCAACACTACTGCTTTGGCTTTAATATTAGTTCCATCCTTTAAAACGAGCCCTTTGACAGAAGAATCTTCAATGACAAGGTCAGTAACAGTGGCATTAAACAAAACCTCTCCTCCTGCGGTAATAATAGATTCCCGCATCTTTTTTATCACCCCCGGCAGTCTGTCGGTCCCAATATGTGGATGAGAATCAACCAGGATATCATCCTGAGCCCCATGAAAATGCAGAACATGCAATACCTTATTAAAATCTCCTCTTTTGGTGCTTCGTGTGTATAACTTACCATCAGAAAAAGTACCTGCTCCTCCTTCACCAAAAGCATAATTAGATTCCGGATCCACAGGATTATTCCTATTTAACAGCGCAATATCCTTTTTCCGTTCGTTCACATCTTTACCCCGCTCCAATACAATAGGCTTAAAGCCTAACTCCACTAGGCGCAGAGCTGCAAATAATCCTCCGGGACCAGCACCAACTACTATCACCTCAGGCTTATCACTTACATTTTGGTATTCAAACGTTACAAATTCCTTTTCCGGCGCCGGCGCATTGGCAAAGGCTTCCAAATGAAGCTGAACCATAACTTGACGCTGACGGGCATCAATAGATCTTTTGCGCACCCTGATAGCGGTAATCTTATCAGGATGTACCTTCATCTTTTTAGCTACGATATCCTTATAATATTTTTCGTTCGATGCCTCCTGAGGAGTAAGTCTTAATGCAATGTCTTTCTTCATCCGTTTTTTAATAACGGGGCAAAGATAATGAATTATCAATTTACAACGCTATTACTTCGACAATGGATTCATAAAGAGCTTACACCTTCATTTATCCACCACTCAATAAGACCATAAGTGACTGACAACAAAACACTTAATAAATGCAAAAAAATCACTTTTATTCAAAATAAAAGCTCAATACAAAAATTCGCGACGTTAATTTGTCAATTGCTTGGGTATAGGGCATATCCAAGGACTCCCCAGTACCATCATGATTGAGTACATCGCGCATACCGATAGAGACTTTAAGTTCGGTGGACAACCTAAAGTAATTGAGATAAGAATCAAACCCGGCTCCAAACTCATAATAAAAATCCAGCGCATTTAGCACTACCCCGGATTGATTTTTCTTGGCCAGATCGTAACGGGGATTAATACCAGCCACCAGATAAGGCTTAAAGTTATGGTTTCTATCAGCCCCATATTTTAACATAATAGGCATTTCCAAAAAGGTAGATTTTAACTGAAGAGCTTCATCCTCCTTGACTCCCTTTGAGTCAACAAAAGTCAGATCTCGTTGACCAAAGGAAATACCCGGCAACATCCTCAGATTTAAATTTTTCCTGATCCTCAAACTGGCAATTATTCCCAAATTAATTCCTGGTTGCAAAGACAATAGCTCTGCATACCGAGGATTATTTCCATTTTCTGGCGTAGCAGCACCCGAGTGCTGCACATTGAAATTCATGGTATTGAATCCAATCAAAAAACCAAAATGAATCGGTTTTTCGTCGAAACCTTTCAGGTTAGGCACATTTTTATTCTTATCGTTTTGTGCATTGATTTCCCCCATCAAACACAAGAGCACGAAAAACACAAAAAATTGCTTAAATCCAAGTATCATAAATACGTAATTTATCTTCCTTCAAATATATCATAGGATCAGACCTCTAAACTCAATAACTATATATTTTATGGTTTATTGTTTACAAAAGAGGATTACTTAGTGGCAAAATAAATCGTTGCCACGCCAAAAGTCTGCTTCCACACCCTTTCTATTTTAAAGCCAGCCTGATTTAATTCATTCACAAAGGACTGTCCTTCAGGGAAAGCAGCCACAGATTCAGGCAGATAGGTATAGGCAGCCTTGTCCTTAGACAGAAGTCCTCCCCACCAAGGTAATATTTTAGTAGAATAAAACTTATAAACTTGTTTAACAGGAAACGTTGATGGGTTTGAAAACTCCAGCACCATGAACTTGCCCCCTTTTTTAAGCACTCTATTAATTTCAACCAATCCTTTTTGTAGGTTTTCGAAATTACGCACCCCAAATGCAACCATCGCAGCATCAAACTCGGCATCATCGAAAGGAAGGTTTTCGGAATCGCCCTCTATCATAGAGATAATATTATGAAGGTTCTTCCGCTTAATTTTTTCTTCTGCCACTTTTAACATCTCTGGCGATAAATCCAGCCCCACAACTCTCTGCGGCTTCAATCGCAAGGATGCAATCGCCAAATCACCTGTTCCGGTGGCTATATCTAAAATCACAGGAGAATCCATTCCTTTCAGCAGATTTATGGCTCTCCGTCTCCATATTTTATCGACTCCCAATGACAATGAGTGATTTAAAAAATCATATTTGGGTGCGATATTATCAAACATGCTTTTTATCTGATTCTTCTTACCTTCTTCTGAAGATTTATATGGCTTAACCGTCATGTAGTTAGTGGATTCGTGCAATATTCATCGCAGGCTTATTTTATAAACAAGTTGTTAATATGCCAATGAATAATACTATTTAAAAAATTTAATCGGTTGTCAAAAATACAATAGATATTAAACTCTGGCAATAATTCTGAAGTTTTTAAGCACCGAAAAACTAGATAATGCATCATTACCACATTGCACCACCCACAAGCTACTCCTCAAACGCACTAATTTTCCAATGACCGTTCCAATACTTGAAGCATTTTTTCAAACTCATCGGGTGCAAATCCGGTTGAAGCATAAACTACCTTACCCGCTTTATCTACAATATAGTTTCTAGGAATTGTATTTATGGCAAACTTACCATATACAGCTCTTTGGGGATCTGGATATAATGGCAAATCAAACTTATTGGCCTTAAACTGATCCATTTCCTTTTGACTATGCTCACGTCCCACCACCAACAGAACAAAATCCTGACGTTCTTGATACTTATCAGCAATACGACTTTTAATGTACGGAAGCTCTTTCATACAAGGGGGGCACCAAGTTGCAAAAAAATT comes from the Saccharicrinis fermentans DSM 9555 = JCM 21142 genome and includes:
- a CDS encoding TlpA family protein disulfide reductase yields the protein MVKINKLFTIKLLALGFIWAVLVSECLAQDSASLVKVDDDMPSFVLKSTSGHVNSVDLKGKVVLINFFATWCPPCMKELPYIKSRIADKYQERQDFVLLVVGREHSQKEMDQFKANKFDLPLYPDPQRAVYGKFAINTIPRNYIVDKAGKVVYASTGFAPDEFEKMLQVLERSLEN
- the ubiE gene encoding bifunctional demethylmenaquinone methyltransferase/2-methoxy-6-polyprenyl-1,4-benzoquinol methylase UbiE translates to MTVKPYKSSEEGKKNQIKSMFDNIAPKYDFLNHSLSLGVDKIWRRRAINLLKGMDSPVILDIATGTGDLAIASLRLKPQRVVGLDLSPEMLKVAEEKIKRKNLHNIISMIEGDSENLPFDDAEFDAAMVAFGVRNFENLQKGLVEINRVLKKGGKFMVLEFSNPSTFPVKQVYKFYSTKILPWWGGLLSKDKAAYTYLPESVAAFPEGQSFVNELNQAGFKIERVWKQTFGVATIYFATK
- a CDS encoding TrmH family RNA methyltransferase — encoded protein: MISQSKIKLINSLTKKKFREQHQLFLAEGEKLVLDLIQGNTGISELFIREGWSEIHHLPASIPYTVTTEQYLKKITQLKTPPPVIAICKIPENEIAQYSWHDKLILALDDIQDPGNLGTIIRLADWFGIEHIVCSQNTVDTYNPKVIQATMGAIARVTIHSTDLHAFLSQQKKNKTPIYGTFLDGENIYRQELSKAGIIVMGNEGKGISSHIETCVDKKLLIPSFSSHEDKSESLNVSTATAIIMSEFKRR
- a CDS encoding NAD(P)/FAD-dependent oxidoreductase gives rise to the protein MKKDIALRLTPQEASNEKYYKDIVAKKMKVHPDKITAIRVRKRSIDARQRQVMVQLHLEAFANAPAPEKEFVTFEYQNVSDKPEVIVVGAGPGGLFAALRLVELGFKPIVLERGKDVNERKKDIALLNRNNPVDPESNYAFGEGGAGTFSDGKLYTRSTKRGDFNKVLHVLHFHGAQDDILVDSHPHIGTDRLPGVIKKMRESIITAGGEVLFNATVTDLVIEDSSVKGLVLKDGTNIKAKAVVLATGHSARDVYTMLDNRAIELEAKTWAMGVRVEHPQELIDQIQYHSPDGRGEYLPAASYNFSCQVQERGVYSFCMCPGGFIVPAMTGENEMVVNGMSPSKRNSPYANSGMVVEVRPEDIPDEFRKQGVLAGLAYQKEVERLCYINGGKNLIAPAQRLTDFVDSRLSFDLPPTSYVPGTIASPLHFVLPYGISNRLQEGFKQFGKWANGFLDPEAIILGTESRTSSPLRIPRDPLSLQHVHIGGLFPCGEGAGYAGGIASSAIDGEKCADAVARMLGE
- the porT gene encoding type IX secretion/gliding motility protein PorT/SprT, coding for MILGFKQFFVFFVLLCLMGEINAQNDKNKNVPNLKGFDEKPIHFGFLIGFNTMNFNVQHSGAATPENGNNPRYAELLSLQPGINLGIIASLRIRKNLNLRMLPGISFGQRDLTFVDSKGVKEDEALQLKSTFLEMPIMLKYGADRNHNFKPYLVAGINPRYDLAKKNQSGVVLNALDFYYEFGAGFDSYLNYFRLSTELKVSIGMRDVLNHDGTGESLDMPYTQAIDKLTSRIFVLSFYFE
- the tamL gene encoding translocation and assembly module lipoprotein TamL, whose product is MKYILYYIALSLALLVSSCSSVKNVPENEYLLQKVLIKNNPRDISKERFMPYVKQRENLRIFGVLKFHLGLYNFAGKDTTKKINKWLRRVGEAPVLYDELLAHQSADQLEVFLKNKGYFHASVHDSLVVVSKKKVKVRYVIDQGRQFKLGDITYGAVDSTIGKLVLEDSHRSLLKKGKAFDVSLHDAERERITRSLRNKGYYNFSKEFIYFKADSSVGGFMVNDSVIVKNARKELGRDKDTTFVHPTFRIKNVYYRMGYNTHKALAEKETYFSEFDTLMIHDCYFLYIDKVRVDPDVLYNSSYIQPGQLYRVDLVDRTQTLLSNLKIYRFVNIRFDEVSAPDTASTDDKWLDCHIQLVPAKYQSYSIDIEGINSSGNLGAGGNFKYQHKNLLKGAEEFSFNFGASMQNQFDRQEDPFSTLEIGGESEIIFPKFWMPFKIERFRQRYNPKTSLSLAYNHQRRPDYTRTIATGKISYLWKSNRNTSHILTPLSMNYVGIPTVDAAFDSIISDTYLKYSYEDHLISSTSYSIVYNQQEVNKRKDFWYVNWNVEEAGNVLNVFSNTLGEKVQDAEDGDYYEVLGVRYAQYVQSDIDIRYHHYMNRINSMAYRFYLGVGYPYGNLNVLPFEKRYFSGGANSIRAWPVRGVGPGSYDSDDANYYNQTGDIKLEMNAEYRFKLFWMLEGAFFLDAGNIYTIRKDISPEGGLFKLKNFSDKLAVGTGLGMRFDLKYFIFRMDTGIKLRDPVESAGKRWLVGTRPYTWGDVAFNFAIGYPF